From the Temnothorax longispinosus isolate EJ_2023e chromosome 6, Tlon_JGU_v1, whole genome shotgun sequence genome, one window contains:
- the Vps8 gene encoding vacuolar protein sorting-associated protein 8 homolog isoform X1 — protein MAENEFVSDSDECLVTEAINLDIEELDNTEYAIPIVEELPTLESILMEPDYESLSETEDDVGVPLVEKLGSSETTSIGSHLSLNSLNKSSKTAQRPSSGVILRHVILKGITSQIVSANERVNAGLASAVAAGGNMLVIGTSHGLILGFDSSQTLRWCDQEARHQGSVSALCFNHDGSRVLAGFVRGHILMLDSSNGKVLRILTDVHPLDTAVLHVKFTDSPKIALCSDSGGSVFELNFTRVMGVRGCDSRCLFSGSKGEVCTLEPLLLNHLPSHPLKNYTLVAMATLSKVIVVCIRPRMRVVLSHPLTGAAIAPPQLSWQLVVIQTADGSRVIDPVLALARDNVVYFYQVYTEIGTRVKLSPLRRITLPYMISNLRWLNPRSLVILDAQEKLHLLDVRAQDNLETLDMSRVGISYASSHFKGLSTGGNVSKAMALAGERACYNTVVVFGTQLLLLGIKSLHVICMRTWTERLQHLIMQKRFPEALALGLSFYQDKGKAVIGLRGSKQRRKQIARDKVCEVLVQYMDELNQCLVDENIDYDTIVLTCVDYCIQLENLDLLYGKLWDIVFESEGLKTSYLHALEAPLLDGSLQPRLPPLIAQQLVSLYDQEDKVDSLEAIVVLLNVDCLDIHQVTTICRQRGLWEALIYLQTTALGDFTAPIHQLVPVLQNLLQDSKAALSRDCIKLGNAILVYTSCCLAGRGFPKNELPEGMPQKAKADILRGLLSQHSSLATDMERQYPYLRTLLKFDAKGFLDVIAIAFQEPEFTSEMGLRHRQRLIDILLSIVMPSTPLTPKNNDYITMEQQFMVLTFVANEVSESTVTLESSTLNRMIDILCIDSHVELPKDFKTERESAVLGLLHSKKLCNISDNTLLNLANRASFIRVAELLYSAREDWVAVCKCMILEPSRHHDIWPWFEHLSTAWLDKVISVHTTTLVTINALQFATIIATRLQNKIDAILQDFIDNVNLEYKLLEALYQVAQYKEEDVSLELTTEHLERYLALMCELEPASVVRHLHGPHGCRLDEALKIVRKWKCKDAEAVMLEKLGNYQDAFDLLLKEFEDRLEMYRQDKAPESETVHAAIQLAGICRRSAGNLDWMPLVEVMFRSHSENNRPKADVLNGKLLRLILESLSGTSILSNILEQILRNPSATSGTMGDIRQLLSGVLTQSRYEQTLVETTARLVSLELHKALEKSLRDAGRACGNVSVTCPVCRQPLSQCSDHVVVFGCGHGYHSTCLGESKSCYKCLNTKGWAPVATNVTHTVPQPPPRKKQILPPEFLRHKDLALRLAPSCSIPDLEGIF, from the exons ATGGCCGAGAACGAATTTGTATCCGACAGTGACGAGTGTCTCGTTACGGAGGCTATTAATTTAGATATCGAGGAG TTAGATAACACGGAATATGCCATCCCAATCGTGGAAGAATTACCCACCTTAGAGAGCATCCTGATGGAGCCCGATTACGAGTCACTGTCAGAGACGGAGGACGATGTCGGTGTGCCATTGGTAGAGAAACTCGGCAGCAGCGAGACAACCAGCATCGGCAGTCACCTGTCGCTGAATTCGTTAAATAAATCCTCCAAGACCGCTCAGAGACCGTCCTCGGGTGTTATCTTAAGGCATGTCATACTCAAAGGAATAACATCACAAATTGTATCGGCCAAT GAGAGAGTCAACGCTGGTTTGGCCAGCGCGGTCGCAGCCGGTGGGAACATGCTGGTAATTGGTACCAGCCACGGTTTAATACTGGGCTTTGATTCTTCGCAAACATTGCGATGGTGCGATCAGGAGGCGAGACACCAAGGTTCCGTTTCCGCTCTTTGCTTCAACCACGACGGTAGTAGAGTACTAGCTGGTTTCGTCAGGGGACACATCTTGATGTTAGATAGCAGTAATGGAAAAGTTTTAAGAATCCTCACCGATGTACACCCGCTCGACACTGCTGTGTTACACGTTAAG TTTACAGATTCGCCAAAAATAGCTTTGTGCAGCGACAGCGGTGGCTCGGTGTTCGAACTGAATTTCACTAGAGTGATGGGCGTGCGAGGTTGCGACAGTAGATGTTTGTTTAGCGGCTCCAAGGGAGAGGTGTGCACTCTGGAGCCTCTGCTGTTGAATCATTTGCCGTCGCATCcactgaaaaattatacattagtAGCAATGGCGACGTTATCGAAG GTAATTGTAGTCTGCATAAGACCGCGAATGCGCGTTGTATTAAGTCATCCGTTGACCGGTGCCGCGATAGCACCACCGCAACTGTCCTGGCAACTAGTTGTCATACAAACGGCTGACGGCTCTCGCGTGATCGATCCGGTATTGGCGCTTGCGAGGGACAACGTGGTGTATTTTTATCAA GTATATACTGAAATTGGTACGCGGGTAAAACTGTCTCCCCTTCGAAGAATTACGCTACCGTATATGATAAGCAATTTGAGGTGGTTAAATCCGAGATCTCTCGTGATACTGGATGCTCAAGAGAAATTGCATTTGTTAGACGTAAGAGCGCAGGATAATTTGGAGACGTTAGACATGAGTCGCGTTGGTATTTCTTACGCTTCTAGTCATTTTAAGGGATTATCTACCGGCGGAAATGTTTCCAAG GCGATGGCGCTAGCCGGTGAGCGGGCGTGCTACAACACCGTTGTAGTCTTCGGTACGCAGCTGTTGTTATTAGGTATAAAGAGTTTACATGTGATATGTATGAGAACATGGACTGAAAGGTTGCAACATCTAATCATGCAG AAACGTTTCCCCGAGGCGTTAGCATTGGGCCTTTCCTTTTATCAAGACAAAGGCAAGGCGGTTATCGGCCTGCGAGGTTCTAAGCAACGTCGCAAGCAAATAGCGCGTGATAAAGTTTGCGAGGTATTGGTGCAATATATGGACGAATTAAATCAGTGTTTGGTGGACGAAAATATAGACTATGATACGATAGTACTCACCTGCGTCGATTACTGCATACAATTGGAAAATCTAGATCTGCTATACGGAAAGTTGTGGGACATAGTCTTCGAGTCGGAAGGACTGAAAACTAGTTACTTGCACGCCCTCGAAGCTCCTCTGCTAGATGGTAGTCTTCAACCAAGATTGCCGCCGCTGATCGCCCAGCAATTAGTCTCTCTTTATGATCAAGAAGACAAAGTAGATTCGCTGGAAGCGATCGTGGTTCTGCTCAATGTGGATTGCTTAGATATTCACCAA GTAACGACAATCTGTCGTCAGCGCGGACTTTGGGAAGCGCTGATTTATCTCCAGACAACAGCGTTGGGCGATTTCACAGCGCCCATTCATCAATTGGTACCGGTACTACAGAATTTATTACAGGACTCAAAAGCCGCGCTTTCTCGAGACTGTATAAAACTCGGCAACGCCATTCTAGTTTATACCAGCTGCTGTCTCGCTGGTCGCGGATTTCCCAAGAATGAGCTTCCCGAGGGCATGCCGCAGAAAGCGAAAGCGGACATATTGAGAGGCTTGTTATCTCAGCATTCGAGTTTGGCGACTGATATGGAGAGGCAGTATCCGTACCTGAGAACGTTACTGAAATTCGATGCGAAGGGCTTCCTCGACGTTATAGCCATCGCTTTTCAGGAGCCAGAATTTACCTCCGAAATGGGCCTCCGGCACAGACAGAGGCTCATAGACATCTTGTTGAGCATTGTTATGCCGAGTACGCCGCTTACTCCGAAAAATAACGATTACATCACGATGGAGCAACAGTTTATGGTTCTCACATTTGTCGCGAATGAAGTATCCGAAAGCACGGTTACTCTGGAGTCTAGTACGTTGAATAGAATGATAGATATATTGTGCATCGACTCGCACGTAGAATTGCCGAAGGACTTTAAGACTGAGAGAGAAAGCGCTGTGTTGGGATTGCTGCATTCTAAAAAGTTGTGCAATATTTCAGAtaacactttattaaatttagcgAATAGAGCGAGTTT CATAAGAGTCGCGGAATTACTGTACAGTGCGCGAGAAGATTGGGTGGCGGTATGTAAATGCATGATCTTAGAGCCATCGAGGCATCACGACATATGGCCCTGGTTCGAGCATCTGTCGACCGCCTGGTTAGATAAAGTTATATCGGTTCACACCACAACTCTCGTTACGATCAACGCTCTTCAGTTTGCCACGATTATCGCGACTCGATTGCAAAACAAGATCGATGCAATACTGCAGGATTTTATCGATAATGTGAACTTGGAATACAAGCTGCTAGAAGCATTATATCAGGTCGCGCAATACAAGGAGGAGGACGTTTCTCTAGAATTAACGACTGAACACTTGGAGAGATATCTAGCGCTAATGTGCGAGTTGGAGCCGGCGAGCGTAGTTCGTCATTTGCACGGGCCGCACGGATGTAGATTGGACGAAGCGTTAAAAATCGTCCGGAAATGGAAATGTAAGGATGCAGAGGCGGTAATGCTGGAGAAGCTTGGTAATTACCAGGACGCGTTCGATCTTCTGCTGAAAGAGTTTGAGGATCGGCTGGAGATGTACCGGCAAGATAAGGCTCCGGAAAGTGAGACGGTACACGCCGCCATTCAGCTCGCGGGGATATGTCGGAGATCGGCGGGAAATCTCGACTGGATGCCCCTCGTGGAAGTTATGTTTCGATCGCATTCGGAGAACAATAGGCCGAAGGCAGACGTATTGAACGGCAAATTGTTGAGATTAATTCTAGAATCTTTGAGTGGTACGTCGATACTATCGAACATACTGGAGCAAATTCTGAGAAATCCATCGGCAACGAGCGGAACGATGGGTGACATACGGCAACTGCTGTCCGGAGTTCTCACTCAGTCGCGATACGAGCAAACCCTAGTCGAAACTACCGCACGATTAGTGAGCTTAGAACTTCACAAGGCTCTGGAAAAATCCTTGAG GGACGCCGGTAGAGCATGCGGCAACGTTTCCGTAACTTGCCCCGTGTGCAGACAGCCGTTGTCGCAATGTTCCGATCACGTAGTGGTGTTCGGCTGCGGTCATGGGTATCATTCTACGTGTCTCGGCGAGTCCAAGTCCTGTTACAAATGCTTGAACACGAAAGGATGGGCGCCGGTCGCTACCAACGTCACGCACACCGTTCCGCAGCCTCCGCCG AGAAAGAAACAGATTCTTCCGCCAGAATTCCTACGTCACAAAGACCTTGCGCTAAGATTGGCACCGTCCTGCTCTATCCCCGACCTCGAGGGCATCTTTTAA
- the Vps8 gene encoding vacuolar protein sorting-associated protein 8 homolog isoform X2 — MLVIGTSHGLILGFDSSQTLRWCDQEARHQGSVSALCFNHDGSRVLAGFVRGHILMLDSSNGKVLRILTDVHPLDTAVLHVKFTDSPKIALCSDSGGSVFELNFTRVMGVRGCDSRCLFSGSKGEVCTLEPLLLNHLPSHPLKNYTLVAMATLSKVIVVCIRPRMRVVLSHPLTGAAIAPPQLSWQLVVIQTADGSRVIDPVLALARDNVVYFYQVYTEIGTRVKLSPLRRITLPYMISNLRWLNPRSLVILDAQEKLHLLDVRAQDNLETLDMSRVGISYASSHFKGLSTGGNVSKAMALAGERACYNTVVVFGTQLLLLGIKSLHVICMRTWTERLQHLIMQKRFPEALALGLSFYQDKGKAVIGLRGSKQRRKQIARDKVCEVLVQYMDELNQCLVDENIDYDTIVLTCVDYCIQLENLDLLYGKLWDIVFESEGLKTSYLHALEAPLLDGSLQPRLPPLIAQQLVSLYDQEDKVDSLEAIVVLLNVDCLDIHQVTTICRQRGLWEALIYLQTTALGDFTAPIHQLVPVLQNLLQDSKAALSRDCIKLGNAILVYTSCCLAGRGFPKNELPEGMPQKAKADILRGLLSQHSSLATDMERQYPYLRTLLKFDAKGFLDVIAIAFQEPEFTSEMGLRHRQRLIDILLSIVMPSTPLTPKNNDYITMEQQFMVLTFVANEVSESTVTLESSTLNRMIDILCIDSHVELPKDFKTERESAVLGLLHSKKLCNISDNTLLNLANRASFIRVAELLYSAREDWVAVCKCMILEPSRHHDIWPWFEHLSTAWLDKVISVHTTTLVTINALQFATIIATRLQNKIDAILQDFIDNVNLEYKLLEALYQVAQYKEEDVSLELTTEHLERYLALMCELEPASVVRHLHGPHGCRLDEALKIVRKWKCKDAEAVMLEKLGNYQDAFDLLLKEFEDRLEMYRQDKAPESETVHAAIQLAGICRRSAGNLDWMPLVEVMFRSHSENNRPKADVLNGKLLRLILESLSGTSILSNILEQILRNPSATSGTMGDIRQLLSGVLTQSRYEQTLVETTARLVSLELHKALEKSLRDAGRACGNVSVTCPVCRQPLSQCSDHVVVFGCGHGYHSTCLGESKSCYKCLNTKGWAPVATNVTHTVPQPPPRKKQILPPEFLRHKDLALRLAPSCSIPDLEGIF; from the exons ATGCTGGTAATTGGTACCAGCCACGGTTTAATACTGGGCTTTGATTCTTCGCAAACATTGCGATGGTGCGATCAGGAGGCGAGACACCAAGGTTCCGTTTCCGCTCTTTGCTTCAACCACGACGGTAGTAGAGTACTAGCTGGTTTCGTCAGGGGACACATCTTGATGTTAGATAGCAGTAATGGAAAAGTTTTAAGAATCCTCACCGATGTACACCCGCTCGACACTGCTGTGTTACACGTTAAG TTTACAGATTCGCCAAAAATAGCTTTGTGCAGCGACAGCGGTGGCTCGGTGTTCGAACTGAATTTCACTAGAGTGATGGGCGTGCGAGGTTGCGACAGTAGATGTTTGTTTAGCGGCTCCAAGGGAGAGGTGTGCACTCTGGAGCCTCTGCTGTTGAATCATTTGCCGTCGCATCcactgaaaaattatacattagtAGCAATGGCGACGTTATCGAAG GTAATTGTAGTCTGCATAAGACCGCGAATGCGCGTTGTATTAAGTCATCCGTTGACCGGTGCCGCGATAGCACCACCGCAACTGTCCTGGCAACTAGTTGTCATACAAACGGCTGACGGCTCTCGCGTGATCGATCCGGTATTGGCGCTTGCGAGGGACAACGTGGTGTATTTTTATCAA GTATATACTGAAATTGGTACGCGGGTAAAACTGTCTCCCCTTCGAAGAATTACGCTACCGTATATGATAAGCAATTTGAGGTGGTTAAATCCGAGATCTCTCGTGATACTGGATGCTCAAGAGAAATTGCATTTGTTAGACGTAAGAGCGCAGGATAATTTGGAGACGTTAGACATGAGTCGCGTTGGTATTTCTTACGCTTCTAGTCATTTTAAGGGATTATCTACCGGCGGAAATGTTTCCAAG GCGATGGCGCTAGCCGGTGAGCGGGCGTGCTACAACACCGTTGTAGTCTTCGGTACGCAGCTGTTGTTATTAGGTATAAAGAGTTTACATGTGATATGTATGAGAACATGGACTGAAAGGTTGCAACATCTAATCATGCAG AAACGTTTCCCCGAGGCGTTAGCATTGGGCCTTTCCTTTTATCAAGACAAAGGCAAGGCGGTTATCGGCCTGCGAGGTTCTAAGCAACGTCGCAAGCAAATAGCGCGTGATAAAGTTTGCGAGGTATTGGTGCAATATATGGACGAATTAAATCAGTGTTTGGTGGACGAAAATATAGACTATGATACGATAGTACTCACCTGCGTCGATTACTGCATACAATTGGAAAATCTAGATCTGCTATACGGAAAGTTGTGGGACATAGTCTTCGAGTCGGAAGGACTGAAAACTAGTTACTTGCACGCCCTCGAAGCTCCTCTGCTAGATGGTAGTCTTCAACCAAGATTGCCGCCGCTGATCGCCCAGCAATTAGTCTCTCTTTATGATCAAGAAGACAAAGTAGATTCGCTGGAAGCGATCGTGGTTCTGCTCAATGTGGATTGCTTAGATATTCACCAA GTAACGACAATCTGTCGTCAGCGCGGACTTTGGGAAGCGCTGATTTATCTCCAGACAACAGCGTTGGGCGATTTCACAGCGCCCATTCATCAATTGGTACCGGTACTACAGAATTTATTACAGGACTCAAAAGCCGCGCTTTCTCGAGACTGTATAAAACTCGGCAACGCCATTCTAGTTTATACCAGCTGCTGTCTCGCTGGTCGCGGATTTCCCAAGAATGAGCTTCCCGAGGGCATGCCGCAGAAAGCGAAAGCGGACATATTGAGAGGCTTGTTATCTCAGCATTCGAGTTTGGCGACTGATATGGAGAGGCAGTATCCGTACCTGAGAACGTTACTGAAATTCGATGCGAAGGGCTTCCTCGACGTTATAGCCATCGCTTTTCAGGAGCCAGAATTTACCTCCGAAATGGGCCTCCGGCACAGACAGAGGCTCATAGACATCTTGTTGAGCATTGTTATGCCGAGTACGCCGCTTACTCCGAAAAATAACGATTACATCACGATGGAGCAACAGTTTATGGTTCTCACATTTGTCGCGAATGAAGTATCCGAAAGCACGGTTACTCTGGAGTCTAGTACGTTGAATAGAATGATAGATATATTGTGCATCGACTCGCACGTAGAATTGCCGAAGGACTTTAAGACTGAGAGAGAAAGCGCTGTGTTGGGATTGCTGCATTCTAAAAAGTTGTGCAATATTTCAGAtaacactttattaaatttagcgAATAGAGCGAGTTT CATAAGAGTCGCGGAATTACTGTACAGTGCGCGAGAAGATTGGGTGGCGGTATGTAAATGCATGATCTTAGAGCCATCGAGGCATCACGACATATGGCCCTGGTTCGAGCATCTGTCGACCGCCTGGTTAGATAAAGTTATATCGGTTCACACCACAACTCTCGTTACGATCAACGCTCTTCAGTTTGCCACGATTATCGCGACTCGATTGCAAAACAAGATCGATGCAATACTGCAGGATTTTATCGATAATGTGAACTTGGAATACAAGCTGCTAGAAGCATTATATCAGGTCGCGCAATACAAGGAGGAGGACGTTTCTCTAGAATTAACGACTGAACACTTGGAGAGATATCTAGCGCTAATGTGCGAGTTGGAGCCGGCGAGCGTAGTTCGTCATTTGCACGGGCCGCACGGATGTAGATTGGACGAAGCGTTAAAAATCGTCCGGAAATGGAAATGTAAGGATGCAGAGGCGGTAATGCTGGAGAAGCTTGGTAATTACCAGGACGCGTTCGATCTTCTGCTGAAAGAGTTTGAGGATCGGCTGGAGATGTACCGGCAAGATAAGGCTCCGGAAAGTGAGACGGTACACGCCGCCATTCAGCTCGCGGGGATATGTCGGAGATCGGCGGGAAATCTCGACTGGATGCCCCTCGTGGAAGTTATGTTTCGATCGCATTCGGAGAACAATAGGCCGAAGGCAGACGTATTGAACGGCAAATTGTTGAGATTAATTCTAGAATCTTTGAGTGGTACGTCGATACTATCGAACATACTGGAGCAAATTCTGAGAAATCCATCGGCAACGAGCGGAACGATGGGTGACATACGGCAACTGCTGTCCGGAGTTCTCACTCAGTCGCGATACGAGCAAACCCTAGTCGAAACTACCGCACGATTAGTGAGCTTAGAACTTCACAAGGCTCTGGAAAAATCCTTGAG GGACGCCGGTAGAGCATGCGGCAACGTTTCCGTAACTTGCCCCGTGTGCAGACAGCCGTTGTCGCAATGTTCCGATCACGTAGTGGTGTTCGGCTGCGGTCATGGGTATCATTCTACGTGTCTCGGCGAGTCCAAGTCCTGTTACAAATGCTTGAACACGAAAGGATGGGCGCCGGTCGCTACCAACGTCACGCACACCGTTCCGCAGCCTCCGCCG AGAAAGAAACAGATTCTTCCGCCAGAATTCCTACGTCACAAAGACCTTGCGCTAAGATTGGCACCGTCCTGCTCTATCCCCGACCTCGAGGGCATCTTTTAA
- the Vps8 gene encoding vacuolar protein sorting-associated protein 8 homolog isoform X3, whose amino-acid sequence MGVRGCDSRCLFSGSKGEVCTLEPLLLNHLPSHPLKNYTLVAMATLSKVIVVCIRPRMRVVLSHPLTGAAIAPPQLSWQLVVIQTADGSRVIDPVLALARDNVVYFYQVYTEIGTRVKLSPLRRITLPYMISNLRWLNPRSLVILDAQEKLHLLDVRAQDNLETLDMSRVGISYASSHFKGLSTGGNVSKAMALAGERACYNTVVVFGTQLLLLGIKSLHVICMRTWTERLQHLIMQKRFPEALALGLSFYQDKGKAVIGLRGSKQRRKQIARDKVCEVLVQYMDELNQCLVDENIDYDTIVLTCVDYCIQLENLDLLYGKLWDIVFESEGLKTSYLHALEAPLLDGSLQPRLPPLIAQQLVSLYDQEDKVDSLEAIVVLLNVDCLDIHQVTTICRQRGLWEALIYLQTTALGDFTAPIHQLVPVLQNLLQDSKAALSRDCIKLGNAILVYTSCCLAGRGFPKNELPEGMPQKAKADILRGLLSQHSSLATDMERQYPYLRTLLKFDAKGFLDVIAIAFQEPEFTSEMGLRHRQRLIDILLSIVMPSTPLTPKNNDYITMEQQFMVLTFVANEVSESTVTLESSTLNRMIDILCIDSHVELPKDFKTERESAVLGLLHSKKLCNISDNTLLNLANRASFIRVAELLYSAREDWVAVCKCMILEPSRHHDIWPWFEHLSTAWLDKVISVHTTTLVTINALQFATIIATRLQNKIDAILQDFIDNVNLEYKLLEALYQVAQYKEEDVSLELTTEHLERYLALMCELEPASVVRHLHGPHGCRLDEALKIVRKWKCKDAEAVMLEKLGNYQDAFDLLLKEFEDRLEMYRQDKAPESETVHAAIQLAGICRRSAGNLDWMPLVEVMFRSHSENNRPKADVLNGKLLRLILESLSGTSILSNILEQILRNPSATSGTMGDIRQLLSGVLTQSRYEQTLVETTARLVSLELHKALEKSLRDAGRACGNVSVTCPVCRQPLSQCSDHVVVFGCGHGYHSTCLGESKSCYKCLNTKGWAPVATNVTHTVPQPPPRKKQILPPEFLRHKDLALRLAPSCSIPDLEGIF is encoded by the exons ATGGGCGTGCGAGGTTGCGACAGTAGATGTTTGTTTAGCGGCTCCAAGGGAGAGGTGTGCACTCTGGAGCCTCTGCTGTTGAATCATTTGCCGTCGCATCcactgaaaaattatacattagtAGCAATGGCGACGTTATCGAAG GTAATTGTAGTCTGCATAAGACCGCGAATGCGCGTTGTATTAAGTCATCCGTTGACCGGTGCCGCGATAGCACCACCGCAACTGTCCTGGCAACTAGTTGTCATACAAACGGCTGACGGCTCTCGCGTGATCGATCCGGTATTGGCGCTTGCGAGGGACAACGTGGTGTATTTTTATCAA GTATATACTGAAATTGGTACGCGGGTAAAACTGTCTCCCCTTCGAAGAATTACGCTACCGTATATGATAAGCAATTTGAGGTGGTTAAATCCGAGATCTCTCGTGATACTGGATGCTCAAGAGAAATTGCATTTGTTAGACGTAAGAGCGCAGGATAATTTGGAGACGTTAGACATGAGTCGCGTTGGTATTTCTTACGCTTCTAGTCATTTTAAGGGATTATCTACCGGCGGAAATGTTTCCAAG GCGATGGCGCTAGCCGGTGAGCGGGCGTGCTACAACACCGTTGTAGTCTTCGGTACGCAGCTGTTGTTATTAGGTATAAAGAGTTTACATGTGATATGTATGAGAACATGGACTGAAAGGTTGCAACATCTAATCATGCAG AAACGTTTCCCCGAGGCGTTAGCATTGGGCCTTTCCTTTTATCAAGACAAAGGCAAGGCGGTTATCGGCCTGCGAGGTTCTAAGCAACGTCGCAAGCAAATAGCGCGTGATAAAGTTTGCGAGGTATTGGTGCAATATATGGACGAATTAAATCAGTGTTTGGTGGACGAAAATATAGACTATGATACGATAGTACTCACCTGCGTCGATTACTGCATACAATTGGAAAATCTAGATCTGCTATACGGAAAGTTGTGGGACATAGTCTTCGAGTCGGAAGGACTGAAAACTAGTTACTTGCACGCCCTCGAAGCTCCTCTGCTAGATGGTAGTCTTCAACCAAGATTGCCGCCGCTGATCGCCCAGCAATTAGTCTCTCTTTATGATCAAGAAGACAAAGTAGATTCGCTGGAAGCGATCGTGGTTCTGCTCAATGTGGATTGCTTAGATATTCACCAA GTAACGACAATCTGTCGTCAGCGCGGACTTTGGGAAGCGCTGATTTATCTCCAGACAACAGCGTTGGGCGATTTCACAGCGCCCATTCATCAATTGGTACCGGTACTACAGAATTTATTACAGGACTCAAAAGCCGCGCTTTCTCGAGACTGTATAAAACTCGGCAACGCCATTCTAGTTTATACCAGCTGCTGTCTCGCTGGTCGCGGATTTCCCAAGAATGAGCTTCCCGAGGGCATGCCGCAGAAAGCGAAAGCGGACATATTGAGAGGCTTGTTATCTCAGCATTCGAGTTTGGCGACTGATATGGAGAGGCAGTATCCGTACCTGAGAACGTTACTGAAATTCGATGCGAAGGGCTTCCTCGACGTTATAGCCATCGCTTTTCAGGAGCCAGAATTTACCTCCGAAATGGGCCTCCGGCACAGACAGAGGCTCATAGACATCTTGTTGAGCATTGTTATGCCGAGTACGCCGCTTACTCCGAAAAATAACGATTACATCACGATGGAGCAACAGTTTATGGTTCTCACATTTGTCGCGAATGAAGTATCCGAAAGCACGGTTACTCTGGAGTCTAGTACGTTGAATAGAATGATAGATATATTGTGCATCGACTCGCACGTAGAATTGCCGAAGGACTTTAAGACTGAGAGAGAAAGCGCTGTGTTGGGATTGCTGCATTCTAAAAAGTTGTGCAATATTTCAGAtaacactttattaaatttagcgAATAGAGCGAGTTT CATAAGAGTCGCGGAATTACTGTACAGTGCGCGAGAAGATTGGGTGGCGGTATGTAAATGCATGATCTTAGAGCCATCGAGGCATCACGACATATGGCCCTGGTTCGAGCATCTGTCGACCGCCTGGTTAGATAAAGTTATATCGGTTCACACCACAACTCTCGTTACGATCAACGCTCTTCAGTTTGCCACGATTATCGCGACTCGATTGCAAAACAAGATCGATGCAATACTGCAGGATTTTATCGATAATGTGAACTTGGAATACAAGCTGCTAGAAGCATTATATCAGGTCGCGCAATACAAGGAGGAGGACGTTTCTCTAGAATTAACGACTGAACACTTGGAGAGATATCTAGCGCTAATGTGCGAGTTGGAGCCGGCGAGCGTAGTTCGTCATTTGCACGGGCCGCACGGATGTAGATTGGACGAAGCGTTAAAAATCGTCCGGAAATGGAAATGTAAGGATGCAGAGGCGGTAATGCTGGAGAAGCTTGGTAATTACCAGGACGCGTTCGATCTTCTGCTGAAAGAGTTTGAGGATCGGCTGGAGATGTACCGGCAAGATAAGGCTCCGGAAAGTGAGACGGTACACGCCGCCATTCAGCTCGCGGGGATATGTCGGAGATCGGCGGGAAATCTCGACTGGATGCCCCTCGTGGAAGTTATGTTTCGATCGCATTCGGAGAACAATAGGCCGAAGGCAGACGTATTGAACGGCAAATTGTTGAGATTAATTCTAGAATCTTTGAGTGGTACGTCGATACTATCGAACATACTGGAGCAAATTCTGAGAAATCCATCGGCAACGAGCGGAACGATGGGTGACATACGGCAACTGCTGTCCGGAGTTCTCACTCAGTCGCGATACGAGCAAACCCTAGTCGAAACTACCGCACGATTAGTGAGCTTAGAACTTCACAAGGCTCTGGAAAAATCCTTGAG GGACGCCGGTAGAGCATGCGGCAACGTTTCCGTAACTTGCCCCGTGTGCAGACAGCCGTTGTCGCAATGTTCCGATCACGTAGTGGTGTTCGGCTGCGGTCATGGGTATCATTCTACGTGTCTCGGCGAGTCCAAGTCCTGTTACAAATGCTTGAACACGAAAGGATGGGCGCCGGTCGCTACCAACGTCACGCACACCGTTCCGCAGCCTCCGCCG AGAAAGAAACAGATTCTTCCGCCAGAATTCCTACGTCACAAAGACCTTGCGCTAAGATTGGCACCGTCCTGCTCTATCCCCGACCTCGAGGGCATCTTTTAA